The Brassica napus cultivar Da-Ae unplaced genomic scaffold, Da-Ae ScsIHWf_423;HRSCAF=653, whole genome shotgun sequence genome has a window encoding:
- the LOC111198053 gene encoding F-box/LRR-repeat protein 14 isoform X1, with product MNKPSLSDQKETMEELPDHLVWDIFKNLHKTNDRNSLSLSCKRFYSLDNEQRQSLRIGCGLVPAPDALLSLCKRFPNLSKVEIVYSGWMSKLGKQLDDQGLLLLSTNCHSLSDLTLSYCTFITDVGIRHLSSCTKLSSLKLNFAPRITGCGVLSVAVGCKKLKILHLIRCLNVASVEWLEYFGKLEVLEELCIKSCRGVGEGDLVKLGTSWRKLRVLKFEVDANYRNMKDYDQLAAERWRKQLVLCDNLVELSLVNCVIAPGRGLACVLRKCKSLEKLHLDMCIGVSDSDIIALVQEAKQLRSISLRVPSDFTLPLLNNATMRLTDESLSAIAQHCSKLESFKVSFSDGEFPSLLSFTLQGIITLIKKCPIRELSLDHVCSFNDVGMEALCSAQNLEILELVHCQEVSDEGLVLVSQFPSLTVLKLSKCLGVTDDGLIPLAKTHRLELLVVEDCPQVSRKGVNGAATSVSFRQDLSWMY from the exons ATGAATAAACCGTCCCTTTCAG ATCAAAAAGAGACAATGGAAGAGTTGCCAGACCATTTAGTTTGGGACATCTTCAAGAACCTTCACAAAACCAATGACAGAAACTCTCTTTCACTCTCTTGCAAGCGTTTCTACTCTCTAGACAACGAGCAAAGACAGTCTCTCCGGATTGGCTGCGGTTTAGTTCCTGCACCCGATGCCTTACTTTCTCTCTGCAAGAGGTTTCCAAATCTCTCCAAAGTAGAGATCGTTTACTCTGGTTGGATGTCAAAACTTGGCAAACAACTTGACGATCAAGGCCTTCTTCTCCTCTCCACCAACTGCCATTCGCTCTCTGATCTCACTCTTAGCTACTGCACTTTCATCACCGACGTTGGCATTCGTCATTTGTCTTCCTGTACAAAGCTTTCTTCTTTGAAATTGAACTTCGCTCCAAGAATCACTGGTTGTGGCGTGTTGTCGGTAGCTGTAGGGTGCAAGAAACTCAAGATATTGCATCTCATTCGATGCTTAAACGTGGCGAGCGTTGAGTGGTTGGAGTATTTCGGAAAGCTTGAGGTTCTTGAAGAGCTCTGTATCAAGAGCTGCAGAGGGGTTGGGGAAGGTGATTTAGTGAAGCTGGGAACTAGCTGGAGAAAGCTTCGAGTTCTGAAGTTTGAGGTAGACGCAAACTACAGGAACATGAAGGATTATGATCAGTTAGCTGCGGAGCGATGGCGGAAACAGTTGGTTCTCTGTGATAATCTTGTGGAGCTCAGCCTTGTGAACTGCGTCATAGCTCCAGGGAGAGGGCTCGCTTGTGTGCTGAGAAAGTGCAAGAGCCTGGAGAAACTTCATTTGGACATGTGTATTGGTGTCAGCGACTCGGACATCATAGCATTGGTCCAGGAAGCTAAACAACTCAGAAGCATCTCGCTACGTGTTCCTTCTGATTTCACTCTGCCTCTCTTAAACAACGCGACCATGAGATTAACCGATGAAAGTCTCAGTGCCATAGCTCAACACTGCTCAAAGCTCGAATCATTCAAGGTTTCGTTCTCAGACGGTGAGTTTCCTTCCCTCTTATCTTTCACCCTCCAGGGGATAATCACTCTGATCAAGAAATGCCCCATTAGAGAGCTTTCTCTTGACCATGTGTGCTCTTTCAACGACGTGGGCATGGAGGCTCTGTGTTCAGCTCAGAATCTAGAGATCTTGGAGCTTGTACACTGTCAGGAAGTGAGCGACGAGGGGTTGGTTTTGGTGAGCCAGTTTCCTTCCCTCACTGTGTTGAAACTATCCAAGTGTTTGGGAGTCACAGACGATGGACTGATACCACTTGCGAAGACTCACAGGCTGGAGTTGCTTGTGGTTGAAGATTGTCCTCAGGTTTCAAGAAAAGGTGTTAATGGTGCTGCAACATCTGTATCTTTTAGGCAAGACTTGTCATGGATGTATTGA
- the LOC125603915 gene encoding 3-isopropylmalate dehydrogenase, chloroplastic: MAAALQTNIRPVKFPATFRALTKQSSPAPFRVRCAAASPGKKRYNITLLPGDGIGPEVISIAKNVLQQAGSLEGLEFSFQEMPVGGAALDLVGVPLPEETVSAAKESDAVLLGAIGGYKWDKNEKHLKPETGLLQLRAGLKVFANLRPATVLPQLVDASTLKREVAEGVDLMVVRELTGGIYFGVPRGIKTNENGEEVGYNTEVYAAHEIDRIARVAFETARKRRGKLCSVDKANVLDASILWRRRVTALAAEYPDVELSHMYVDNAAMQLVRDPKQFDTIVTNNIFGDILSDEASMITGSIGMLPSASLSDSGPGLFEPIHGSAPDIAGQDKANPLATILSAAMLLKYGLGEEKAAKRIEDAVLGALNKGFRTGDIYSAGTKLVGCKEMGEEVLKSVDSHVQASV, from the exons ATGGCGGCGGCTCTGCAGACTAACATCCGACCGGTTAAGTTTCCGGCTACGttccgagctctcaccaaacaATCTTCTCCCGCACCCTTTAGAGTGAGATGCGCCGCTGCTTCCCCCGGGAAAAAGAGATACAACATCACTCTCCTTCCCGGCGACGGAATCGGTCCGGAGGTCATCTCCATCGCTAAAAATGTGCTTCAGCAAGCTGGTTCCTTGGAAG GTCTGGAGTTTAGCTTCCAGGAAATGCCTGTAGGAGGGGCTgctttggatttggtcggagtGCCTTTGCCTGAGGAGACCGTCTCTGCTGCTAAAGAATCAGATGCTGTGCTTCTTGGAGCCATTGGAGG GTACAAATGGGATAAGAATGAAAAGCATCTGAAGCCTGAGACTGGGTTGCTTCAACTTCGGGCTGGTCTTAAAGTCTTTGCTAATCTGAGACCTGCTACTGTTCTTCCACAG TTAGTGGATGCTTCGACCTTGAAGAGAGAGGTTGCAGAAGGTGTTGATCTGATGGTTGTTAGGGAGCTTACAGGAG GTATTTACTTTGGAGTGCCAAGGGGCATTAAGACTAATGAAAATGGTGAGGAAGTTGGGTATAATACCGAGGTCTATGCTGCTCACGAG ATTGATAGAATTGCTCGTGTTGCCTTCGAGACTGCTAGGAAACGGCGTGGCAAGCTGTGTTCTGTTGACAAAGCTAATGTCTTGGAT GCATCGATTTTATGGAGGAGACGAGTAACAGCACTAGCCGCTGAATATCCTGATGTTGAACTGTCACATATGTATGTTGACAATGCTGCCATGCAGCTTGTTCGTGACCCCAAACAG TTTGACACCATTGTTACAAACAACATTTTTGGTGATATATTATCCGATGAAGCGTCGATGATCACAGGAAGCATCGGCATGCTTCCCTCTGCTAGTCTCAGTGATTCG GGACCTGGACTCTTTGAACCTATACATGGTTCTGCACCTGATATTGCTGGACAG GATAAAGCAAACCCGTTGGCAACCATCCTCAGCGCTGCAATGCTTCTGAAATACGGACTTGGAGAGGAGAAGGCAGCTAAGAGAATTGAAGACGCTGTGTTGGGTGCTCTGAACAAAGGATTCAGAACAGGAGACATCTACTCCGCAGGAACT AAACTTGTGGGCTGCAAGGAGATGGGAGAGGAAGTTCTGAAGTCAGTGGATTCCCACGTTCAAGCTTCTGTTTAA
- the LOC125603914 gene encoding BRAP2 RING ZnF UBP domain-containing protein 2-like: protein MMPSTSTLIAGEDSVVPPLASVSGESSLSDMTQTVHFSSGNPRIGETRGVMHLFPDDAVSPSSSSSSSSILPIGRNPLVCVLGVPNHMTYADFCQFCGSFIQHILEMRTVRNDGIENRYNILIRFDSQESADTYYQHFRGKRFNSLEEEVCRLLFTLDVQFTGYSGSIDHTQPSSAGPVEQPTCPVCLERLDQDTGGILTTMCNHSFHCSCISNWPDSSCPVCRYCQQQPENSVCCVCQTTENLWMCVICGVVGCGRYKGAHARTHWEETDHCYSLELETQRVWDYAGDNYVHRLIQSKTDGKLVELNSHGSLSKDGCGSCEYSDSGMTDALLNSKVDMIISEYNELLQAQLENQKQYFEKLLQNVKEETEQKVSEAANKAISQRLQKLQARRDRCFKEKQFLEDLNENLMKNKDVWSTKITEMEEREKKAVQVKDEKIERLEEQLGKLMAQMDGGESEGSELKEEVKDGTVLPISADSTTTSCGSEKVKNASKNKSNRRKG, encoded by the exons ATGATGCCCTCAACTTCAACCTTAATCGCCGGGGAAGATTCGGTCGTTCCACCGCTGGCAAGTGTTTCCGGCGAATCGTCGCTCTCCGATATGACTCAGACAGTTCATTTTTCCTCTGGAAACCCTAGGATCGGAGAGACTCGCGGCGTCATGCATCTATTTCCCGACGATGCCGTTTCgccgtcgtcttcttcttcttcctcttcgatTCTCCCT ATTGGGAGGAACCCTCTTGTTTGCGTTCTTGGTGTGCCGAACCATATGACGTACGCAGATTTTTGCCAGTTCTGCGGCTCCTTCATCCAGCACATACTCGAAATGCGAACTGTGAG GAATGATGGGATTGAAAATAGATATAACATTTTGATAAGGTTTGATAGTCAAGAGTCTGCCGATACATACTACCAGCATTTTAGAGGGAAACGATTCAACTCACTTGAG GAAGAGGTGTGTCGTTTGCTTTTTACTCTAGATGTTCAGTTTACTGGTTATAGTGGATCTATTGACCATACTCAGCCTTCTTCTGCTGGCCCAGTTGAGCAACCTACTTGCCCAGTTtgtcttg AGAGATTGGACCAAGACACTGGTGGTATTCTAACAACTATGTGCAATCATTCATTCCATTGTTCATGTATTTCTAATTGGCCAGATTCTTCTTGCCCA gtttgTCGATATTGCCAGCAGCAGCCTGAAAATTCAGTATGTTGTGTTTGCCAAACAACGGAGAATCTCTGGATGTGTGTTATCTGTGGGGTTGTTGGCTGCGGAAG GTACAAGGGAGCACATGCCAGAACGCACTGGGAGGAGACGGATCATTGCTATTCACTTGAGCTTGAAACACAGCGTGTTTGGGATTATGCTGGTGACAATTATGTTCACCGGCTTATTCAATCCAAAACTGATGGCAAGCTAGTAGAATTGAATTCTCACGGTAGTTTGAGCAAGGATGGTTGTGGAAGCTGTGAATATTCTGACAGTGGTATGACTGATGCTCTCTTGAACAGCAAAGTGGACATg ATCATCAGTGAGTACAACGAACTCCTCCAGGCACAACTAGAGAACCAAAAACAA TATTTTGAAAAATTGCTACAAAACGTCAAAGAGGAAACGGAACAGAAAGTCTCAGAAGCTGCGAACAAGGCAATAAGCCAGAGACTGCAGAAGCTGCAAGCCAGGCGTGACAGATGTTTCAAAGAGAAGCAATTTCTTGAAGAT TTGAACGAAAACCTGATGAAAAATAAGGACGTATGGAGCACCAAGATTACAGAAATGGAAGAAAG GGAGAAGAAGGCGGTTCAGGTGAAGGATGAAAAGATTGAGCGCTTGGAAGAACAG CTTGGAAAGCTAATGGCCCAAATGGATGGTGGTGAGAGTGAAGGATCAGAGTTAAAGGAGGAGGTCAAGGACGGTACTGTGTTGCCCATATCAGCCGATAGTACTACCACTTCGTGTGGGTCTGAGAAAGTTAAAAATGCGAGTAAAAACAAGAGTAACAGAAGAAAGGGTTGA
- the LOC111198053 gene encoding F-box/LRR-repeat protein 14 isoform X2: MEELPDHLVWDIFKNLHKTNDRNSLSLSCKRFYSLDNEQRQSLRIGCGLVPAPDALLSLCKRFPNLSKVEIVYSGWMSKLGKQLDDQGLLLLSTNCHSLSDLTLSYCTFITDVGIRHLSSCTKLSSLKLNFAPRITGCGVLSVAVGCKKLKILHLIRCLNVASVEWLEYFGKLEVLEELCIKSCRGVGEGDLVKLGTSWRKLRVLKFEVDANYRNMKDYDQLAAERWRKQLVLCDNLVELSLVNCVIAPGRGLACVLRKCKSLEKLHLDMCIGVSDSDIIALVQEAKQLRSISLRVPSDFTLPLLNNATMRLTDESLSAIAQHCSKLESFKVSFSDGEFPSLLSFTLQGIITLIKKCPIRELSLDHVCSFNDVGMEALCSAQNLEILELVHCQEVSDEGLVLVSQFPSLTVLKLSKCLGVTDDGLIPLAKTHRLELLVVEDCPQVSRKGVNGAATSVSFRQDLSWMY; encoded by the coding sequence ATGGAAGAGTTGCCAGACCATTTAGTTTGGGACATCTTCAAGAACCTTCACAAAACCAATGACAGAAACTCTCTTTCACTCTCTTGCAAGCGTTTCTACTCTCTAGACAACGAGCAAAGACAGTCTCTCCGGATTGGCTGCGGTTTAGTTCCTGCACCCGATGCCTTACTTTCTCTCTGCAAGAGGTTTCCAAATCTCTCCAAAGTAGAGATCGTTTACTCTGGTTGGATGTCAAAACTTGGCAAACAACTTGACGATCAAGGCCTTCTTCTCCTCTCCACCAACTGCCATTCGCTCTCTGATCTCACTCTTAGCTACTGCACTTTCATCACCGACGTTGGCATTCGTCATTTGTCTTCCTGTACAAAGCTTTCTTCTTTGAAATTGAACTTCGCTCCAAGAATCACTGGTTGTGGCGTGTTGTCGGTAGCTGTAGGGTGCAAGAAACTCAAGATATTGCATCTCATTCGATGCTTAAACGTGGCGAGCGTTGAGTGGTTGGAGTATTTCGGAAAGCTTGAGGTTCTTGAAGAGCTCTGTATCAAGAGCTGCAGAGGGGTTGGGGAAGGTGATTTAGTGAAGCTGGGAACTAGCTGGAGAAAGCTTCGAGTTCTGAAGTTTGAGGTAGACGCAAACTACAGGAACATGAAGGATTATGATCAGTTAGCTGCGGAGCGATGGCGGAAACAGTTGGTTCTCTGTGATAATCTTGTGGAGCTCAGCCTTGTGAACTGCGTCATAGCTCCAGGGAGAGGGCTCGCTTGTGTGCTGAGAAAGTGCAAGAGCCTGGAGAAACTTCATTTGGACATGTGTATTGGTGTCAGCGACTCGGACATCATAGCATTGGTCCAGGAAGCTAAACAACTCAGAAGCATCTCGCTACGTGTTCCTTCTGATTTCACTCTGCCTCTCTTAAACAACGCGACCATGAGATTAACCGATGAAAGTCTCAGTGCCATAGCTCAACACTGCTCAAAGCTCGAATCATTCAAGGTTTCGTTCTCAGACGGTGAGTTTCCTTCCCTCTTATCTTTCACCCTCCAGGGGATAATCACTCTGATCAAGAAATGCCCCATTAGAGAGCTTTCTCTTGACCATGTGTGCTCTTTCAACGACGTGGGCATGGAGGCTCTGTGTTCAGCTCAGAATCTAGAGATCTTGGAGCTTGTACACTGTCAGGAAGTGAGCGACGAGGGGTTGGTTTTGGTGAGCCAGTTTCCTTCCCTCACTGTGTTGAAACTATCCAAGTGTTTGGGAGTCACAGACGATGGACTGATACCACTTGCGAAGACTCACAGGCTGGAGTTGCTTGTGGTTGAAGATTGTCCTCAGGTTTCAAGAAAAGGTGTTAATGGTGCTGCAACATCTGTATCTTTTAGGCAAGACTTGTCATGGATGTATTGA